One Flavobacterium sp. 90 DNA segment encodes these proteins:
- a CDS encoding helix-turn-helix transcriptional regulator, protein MSTATKPKHIGRNISRIRELRGMKQEALAQAIGSNQQAISGIEGSEEVDPKKLAEIAKALGVTVEALENFSEESVFNYFNTFYDNSANNGQVNGPFNHCNFNPLDKVVELYERLVQSEKEKVEYLEKLLKEK, encoded by the coding sequence ATGAGCACAGCAACTAAACCAAAACACATTGGCAGAAATATTAGCCGAATCAGAGAACTTCGTGGTATGAAACAAGAAGCACTTGCGCAGGCAATTGGCTCAAACCAACAAGCTATTTCCGGAATTGAAGGAAGCGAAGAAGTTGATCCTAAAAAACTTGCCGAAATTGCAAAAGCACTTGGCGTTACAGTTGAAGCACTTGAAAACTTCTCGGAAGAATCTGTTTTTAATTACTTTAATACTTTTTATGATAATAGTGCCAATAATGGTCAAGTAAATGGTCCTTTTAATCATTGTAACTTTAATCCTCTTGATAAAGTTGTTGAGCTTTACGAACGTTTGGTTCAGTCTGAAAAAGAAAAGGTCGAATATTTAGAAAAGTTGTTGAAAGAGAAATAA